Proteins encoded in a region of the Mycobacterium branderi genome:
- a CDS encoding CoA-binding protein, whose product MTASPDDAALRRILAETRTIAVVGASAKHTRPSYEIYSYLVSTGQYQVFPVNPTITEIDGARVYPRLADLPVIPDMVDVFRRFDELPAVLGDTLALQPHPKTLWLQQGLWHEQVGRDAAAAGLHVVMDRCLMVEHARLS is encoded by the coding sequence ATGACGGCTTCGCCCGACGACGCCGCGCTGCGGCGAATCCTGGCCGAGACCCGCACGATCGCGGTGGTCGGCGCCTCGGCCAAACACACCCGGCCGAGCTACGAGATCTATTCGTATCTTGTTTCGACCGGCCAGTATCAGGTGTTCCCGGTCAACCCGACGATCACGGAAATCGACGGCGCCCGAGTGTATCCGCGGCTGGCGGATCTGCCGGTGATTCCTGACATGGTCGACGTCTTCCGCCGGTTCGACGAGTTGCCGGCCGTGCTGGGCGACACGCTCGCGCTGCAACCGCACCCGAAAACCCTTTGGCTGCAGCAAGGTCTGTGGCACGAACAGGTGGGCCGCGACGCCGCGGCCGCCGGGCTGCACGTGGTGATGGACCGTTGCCTGATGGTCGAGCACGCGCGGCTGTCATAA
- a CDS encoding transcriptional regulator, protein MTLASDRRPGPAPYRSPAAPRPRPAPQRPPRPAYADQPVEFWPTSAIRAALDSGDIATWKQIAVAIKRDPYGRTARQVEEVLERARPYGISKALAEVLDRARAHLEANEREEVARHVRLLMDRSGLGPREFASRIGVPVEELADYLEARVSPSASLMIRMRRLSDRFAKSRSRRAPDNG, encoded by the coding sequence GTGACGTTGGCATCGGACCGACGCCCCGGACCGGCGCCGTATCGGTCCCCCGCCGCCCCGCGTCCGCGCCCGGCGCCGCAGCGGCCGCCTCGCCCTGCCTACGCCGACCAGCCCGTCGAGTTCTGGCCCACCTCGGCGATCCGTGCCGCGCTGGACAGCGGCGACATCGCGACATGGAAGCAGATCGCGGTCGCGATCAAGCGAGACCCGTACGGCCGCACCGCGCGTCAGGTCGAAGAGGTTCTCGAGCGGGCCCGCCCCTACGGCATCTCCAAAGCACTCGCCGAGGTGCTCGATCGCGCCCGCGCGCACCTGGAGGCCAACGAGCGCGAAGAAGTCGCCCGCCACGTGCGCCTGCTGATGGACCGATCCGGGCTGGGCCCACGGGAATTCGCGTCGCGCATCGGGGTCCCCGTCGAGGAACTGGCCGACTATCTCGAGGCGAGGGTCAGCCCGTCGGCGTCGCTGATGATCCGGATGCGACGGCTGTCCGACCGGTTCGCCAAGTCGCGGTCGCGGCGCGCGCCGGACAACGGATGA